A single window of Nicotiana sylvestris chromosome 3, ASM39365v2, whole genome shotgun sequence DNA harbors:
- the LOC138888155 gene encoding uncharacterized protein, with translation MQRYLDKLQVTLHRFKEWTLDHVPREQNSEADALAKLGSSVEEDDIAPGTVVQLLRSVVEEGYAEIISTSLMWDWRNKYIDYLKHEKLPTDPKESRTLQAKAARFSLDENGTLYRRTFYGPMAVFLGPGDTDYVLREIYEGTCGNHSGADSLVYKVINEYYWDNMEKDTKEFV, from the coding sequence ATGCAGAGGTACTTAGACAAACTTCAAGTGacattgcaccgcttcaaggaatggacattggaccatgtacctcgagaacagaatagcgaggccgatgcacttgcaaaaTTGGGGTCAtcggttgaagaagatgatatcgCCCCGGGGACTGTCGTCCAACTATTGAGGTCGGTGGTTGAAGAAGGCTATGCAGAAATTATTTCAACAAGTTTAAtgtgggattggaggaataagtacattGACTACTTGAAGCATGAGAAGCTCCCCACGGACCCAAAAGAGTCGAGAACACTTCAAGCCAAAGCAGCTCGATTCTCACTCGATGAAAATGGAACGTTGTATAGAAGAACCTTTTATGGACCAATGGCAGTATTCTTGGGACccggggacaccgattatgtatTACGAGAAATCTACGAgggcacttgtgggaaccattctGGTGCCGACTCTTTGGTTTACAAGGTGATCAACGAGTACTATTGGGATaacatggaaaaggataccaagGAGTTCGTTTGA
- the LOC104245346 gene encoding glucan endo-1,3-beta-glucosidase — MAKVFYSPLVHLLGALLFVLTPILTQGVEGTIGINYGTVADNLPPPVQVARFLLESTFISRVRLFDANPEILKAFARTGIAVTVNVPNDLIPHLLKLSFARQWVEYNVLPHVPATNIVRILVGNEVISTANKLLIGSLVPAMETLHAAIVERSLDRLIQISTPHSLGILASSSPPSTGKFRPGYDIHILKPLLDFLRATNSPFMINPYPFFGSSENTLDYALFRPNPGVFDENTRLTYTNMLDAQLDAVYSALKLLDFEDIEIVIAETGWPSKGDPGQAGVDAESAAEYNRKLMQHVMSGVGTPLMPHRTFETYIFALFNEDLKPGPACERNFGLFKPNMTPVYDIGILRPTVANAANAAVPVTDHGHTNSRTYLLILLYVCLMCL; from the exons ATGGCGAAGGTCTTCTACTCACCCTTAGTTCATCTGCTTGGCGCATTGCTTTTCGTCCTTACACCAATTCTCACTCAAG gagttgaaggaacaattggTATCAATTATGGCACAGTGGCTGACAACCTCCCTCCACCAGTCCAAGTCGCGCGCTTCCTCCTTGAATCCACCTTTATCAGTCGCGTGAGACTCTTTGATGCCAATCCAGAAATCTTGAAAGCATTTGCTCGCACTGGTATTGCAGTGACTGTAAACGTTCCCAATGACTTAATTCCGCACCTTCTCAAGTTAAGTTTTGCCCGACAATGGGTGGAATATAATGTCCTGCCTCACGTCCCTGCCACCAACATAGTAAGAATACTTGTTGGCAATGAAGTAATTTCAACTGCCAACAAGTTACTTATTGGGAGCCTAGTTCCTGCTATGGAAACACTCCACGCTGCCATTGTTGAAAGATCCTTGGACCGTCTCATCCAAATATCTACACCACATTCATTAGGCATACTCGCAAGTTCAAGCCCACCTTCCACTGGGAAATTTAGACCAGGATATGACATCCATATTCTCAAGCCATTGCTTGACTTCCTCAGAGCTACTAATTCACCATTCATGATAAATCCATATCCATTTTTCGGTTCTTCTGAAAACACACTAGATTATGCACTCTTCAGACCTAATCCAGGAGTGTTTGACGAAAACACACGACTCACCTACACGAACATGCTGGATGCACAGTTAGACGCTGTCTACTCGGCCCTAAAGCTCTTGGATTTCGAAGATATAGAGATTGTTATTGCAGAAACTGGATGGCCATCGAAAGGAGATCCAGGGCAAGCTGGAGTAGACGCTGAAAGCGCCGCGGAATACAACAGAAAGCTCATGCAACACGTGATGTCTGGTGTTGGGACACCACTAATGCCTCACAGGACATTTGAAACGTACATTTTTGCACTCTTCAATGAGGATTTAAAACCAGGGCCAGCTTGTGAAAGAAATTTTGGATTGTTCAAGCCTAATATGACTCCAGTTTATGACATAGGAATCCTACGTCCAACGGTAGCTAATGCCGCCAATGCTGCTGTGCCCGTCACTGATCATGGTCACACTAATAGTAGAACATATTTGTTAATACTCCTGTACGTGTGCTTGATGTGTCTGTAA
- the LOC104245347 gene encoding thylakoid lumenal 17.4 kDa protein, chloroplastic, translated as MASISIPLAYKSHSLSRSSSYRPHFTTPQFHLPIQIKCSATKEGSDNEESSCQFKQLRNVACGFFAVWAVANSVSPVIAAGQRLPPLSTDPDRCARAFVGNTIGQANGVYDKPLDLRFCDYTNEKNNLKGKSLAAALMSGAKFDGADMTEVIMSKAYAVGASFKGTDFSNAVLDRVNFEKANLQGASFKNTVLSGSTFNDAQLEDADFEDTIIGYIDLQKICLNKTINEEGRVNLGCR; from the exons atgGCGTCCATATCTATTCCTCTGGCGTATAAATCTCATTCCCTCAGTCGTTCCTCAAGTTATCGTCCTCACTTCACTACTCCACAATTTCACTTACCCATCCAAATCAAATGTTCAG CTACCAAGGAGGGTTCGGATAATGAGGAAAGCTCGTGTCAGTTCAAGCAACTTAGGAATGTTGCTTGTGGGTTCTTTGCTGTTTGGGCAGTGGCTAATTCTGTTTCTCCCGTAATTGCTGCGGGTCAG AGATTGCCTCCATTGTCAACCGACCCAGATAGGTGTGCACGGGCCTTTGTTGGTAACACAATAGGTCAAGCTAATGGAGTTTATGACAAACCACTTGATCTGCGCTTTTGTGATTACACAAATGAGAAAAATAACCTCAAGGGGAAGTCACTTGCAGCAGCACTTATGTCTGGTGCAAAATTTGATGGTGCAGACATGACTGAAGTGATCATGTCTAAGGCTTATGCCGTTGGAGCTAGTTTTAAGG GGACAGACTTTTCGAATGCTGTTCTAGATCGAGTGAACTTTGAGAAAGCCAACCTCCAGGGAGCTTCATTTAAGAACACTGTACTATCAGGATCTACCTTTAATGATGCTCAACTTGAAGATGCAGATTTTGAGGACACAATAATTGGCTACATTGATCTTCAGAAGATATGTCTGAATAAAACTATTAATGAAGAAGGGAGAGTTAACTTGGGATGTAGATAA
- the LOC104245348 gene encoding protein ACTIVITY OF BC1 COMPLEX KINASE 3, chloroplastic produces the protein MSLTANHHSMLPSCADVVRLSRAKSSSSGGRKVKLRVTVPRAALVEARPQQQVAAIRDVSNGAGVALQVGRDRAEDMQAEARAMQRAAGASVYSPELLATKYGSRPFKVVSRALQIFTGLGSFALKVWLDRLNGELDRNMRLRAVELRQTFTNLGPTFVKIGQGLSTRPDLCPPQYLEELSELQDALPTFPDAQAFSCIERELGRSLDTIYSSISASPIAAASLGQVYKAQLKYSGQIVAVKVQRLGIEEAIGLDFYLIRGVGILINKYVDIVTSDVVALIDEFARRVYQELNYVQEGQNARRFKKLYADKADVLVPDIFWDYTSGKVLTMEWVEGVKLNEQEAIERQGLKVLDLVNTGIQCSLRQLLEYGYFHADPHPGNLLATPDGKLAFLDFGMMSETPEEARFAIIGHVVHMVNRDYEAMARDYYALDFLSPDVDVSPIVPALRNFFDDALNSTVSELNFKTLVDGLGAVLYQYPFNVPAYYALILRSLTVLEGLALYADPKFKVLAASYPYFAKRLLTDPNPYLRDALIELLFKDGKFRWNRLENLLVQGKQDRDFSAKDALQPVLKLLLGPDGIELRDLVIKEAVRVSEAIILSSAIESFNSIPGPMRTFVFNGNTNGPFTISSAEQQSLMELRTQVINIWGLLRSSENFDPSLLQPILQVLQEPEARTIGGRVVGGISQRLAARLLQQVLRAPETTASAAQLLS, from the exons ATGAGTTTGACGGCCAATCATCATAGTATGCTGCCGTCCTGCGCCGATGTGGTTCGGCTTTCACGGGCGAAAAGCTCCAGCTCCGGCGGCCGGAAAGTGAAGTTAAGAGTAACAGTTCCTCGAGCGGCTCTGGTGGAGGCGAGGCCTCAACAACAAGTAGCAGCAATTAGAGATGTAAGTAATGGTGCAGGGGTAGCCCTTCAAGTTGGGAGAGATCGAGCCGAGGATATGCAAGCTGAAGCCAGAGCTATGCAACGTGCTGCGGGTGCTTCTGTTTATAGTCCCGAACTTTTGGCCACCAAGTATGGCTCTCGCCCATTTAAG GTAGTGAGCAGAGCTCTTCAAATATTCACTGGACTTGGTTCATTCGCGCTAAAAGTATGGCTTGACCGGTTGAACGGGGAGCTTGATCGCAACATGAGATTGCGTGCCGTTGAGCTTAGGCAGACTTTCACCAATTTGGGCCCTACATTTGTTAAAATCGGCCAGGGTTTATCCACCAGGCCTGATTTATGCCCACCCCAGTACCTTGAGGAGCTCTCTGAGCTCCAG GATGCCTTGCCTACGTTTCCAGATGCACAAGCATTTTCATGCATTGAGAGAGAGTTGGGTCGTTCACTTGATACCATCTACTCATCTATATCTGCATCCCCTATTGCTGCAGCCAGTCTCGGTCAAGTTTATAAAGCTCAACTTAAGTACTCGGGCCAGATTGTTGCTGTGAAGGTGCAAAGGCTGGGTATCGAAGAAGCAATAGGATTAGACTTCTACCTAATAAGGGGAGTAGGCATCCTGATTAATAAATATGTTGACATAGTTACAAGTGATGTTGTTGCTCTTATTGATGAATTTGCTCGCAGAGTTTATCAAGAGCTCAACTATGTACAG GAAGGGCAGAATGCAAGGAGATTTAAAAAGTTGTACGCTGACAAAGCAGATGTTCTCGTTCCAGATATTTTTTGGGACTACACAAGTGGGAAGGTTTTAACAATGGAGTGGGTTGAAGGTGTCAAGTTGAACGAGCAAGAAGCAATCGAGAGGCAGGGGCTAAAGGTTTTGGATCTGGTAAACACAGGCATCCAATGCAGTCTCAGACAGCTGCTTGAGTATGGTTATTTTCATGCTGATCCTCATCCAGGGAACCTCTTGGCAACACCTGATGGAAAACTTGCTTTTCTTGATTTTGGGATGATGAGTGAAACTCCTGAAGAAGCAAGATTTGCTATTATTGGTCATGTTGTTCACATGGTCAACCGGGATTATGAAGCTATGGCTCGTGACTACTATGCTTTAGACTTTTTGTCTCCTGATGTAGATGTTTCTCCAATTGTACCTGCATTGCGTAACTTCTTCGATGATGCGCTTAATTCAACTGTGAGCGAGCTAAACTTTAAAACACTTGTAGATGGTCTGGGTGCTGTGTTGTATCAATATCCCTTTAATG TTCCGGCTTATTACGCATTAATTTTGAGATCTCTCACAGTTTTAGAAGGATTAGCTCTATATGCTGACCCTAAGTTTAAAGTACTGGCTGCTTCATATCCATATTTTGCTAAAAGGCTTCTTACGGATCCTAATCCATATCTGAGAGATGCTCTGATTGAGTTACTTTTCAAGGATGGGAAATTCAG GTGGAATAGACTTGAAAACTTGCTTGTCCAGGGAAAGCAAGACAGAGACTTTTCTGCAAAAGATGCTTTGCAACCTGTCCTGAAGTTGTTGTTGGGTCCAGATGGTATAGAATTAAGGGATTTGGTTATTAAAGAGGCAGTCCGTGTCAGTGAAGCTATTATTCTGAGTTCAGCTATTGAATCATTTAATTCTATTCCTGGTCCCATGAGGACTTTTGTTTTTAATGGAAACACAAATGGCCCCTTTACAATAAGCTCTGCTGAGCAGCAGAGTTTAATGGAACTTAGAACACAAGTGATTAATATATGGGGATTATTGCGATCCTCAGAGAATTTTGATCCAAGTCTTTTGCAACCAATTTTGCAG GTACTTCAAGAACCAGAAGCACGTACTATTGGAGGGCGTGTAGTTGGTGGAATATCTCAACGTCTTGCCGCACGATTACTGCAACAAGTTCTTCGTGCTCCAGAAACAACGGCCTCTGCTGCACAATTGTTGTCTTGA
- the LOC104245349 gene encoding subtilisin-like protease SBT3 yields MANPIAAYRWFFLILILLLPSTMAESDSYIIHMDTSAMPKAFSSPHSWYLATLASVLDSSSAGSKNTLASSKLIYSYKNAMHGFSASLSSSEYKAMKNSPGYVSSSEDMTVKLHTTHSSHFLGLNSMSGSWPKSNYGKYVIIGVVDTGVWPESRSFDDDGMTQVPSRWKGICQTGTQFNSSLCNKKLIGARYFNKGLLAKVKNLTITRNSARDTEGHGTHTSSTAAGSLVKGASYFGYAPGFAIGVAPMAHVAVYKALWDGAGTISDILAALDQAIADGCDVLSLSFGAVSPFPLYIDPIAIASFSAMEKGIFVSVSAGNSGPFDQSLSNEAPWFLSVAASTVDRDVIRILTLGNGVSVTGLSLYPGNSTNDISIILVKNCLDEQELQNVTDKFVVCIDKNSLVGKQVENVRHSNAAGAIFITNDFVTDLGEYLKTEFPSVFLNFQDGDQVLKYVNNTSSPKAKIGLQGTLIGVGRAPAVAHFSSRGPSTTCPFILKPDLMAPGHLILASWSPLSSVSLYTELHNIFNIISGTSMSCPHAAGVAALVKGAHPEWSPAAIRSAMMTTADVLDNTQNPIQDIGRPENAAATPLAMGAGHINPNKAIDPGLIYDTTPQDYINLLCALNLTSKQIKTITRSSYTCPNPSLDLNYPSFIAYFNVNSSELDPTRIQEFKRTVTNVGERVSEYTAELTAMPGLKVSIVPEKLVFKDKYEKQSYKLRIECPKLMNDFLVHGSLRWMEKGGKYVVRSPIVATNSKV; encoded by the coding sequence ATGGCTAATCCTATTGCCGCGTATCGTTGGTTCTTTCTCATCCTAATTCTTTTACTTCCATCAACAATGGCTGAGTCCGATAGTTATATAATCCATATGGACACATCAGCCATGCCAAAAGCTTTTTCTAGCCCTCATTCTTGGTACTTGGCTACTCTTGCTTCTGTATTAGACAGTTCAAGTGCTGGCAGCAAAAACACCCTCGCTTCCTCTAAACTAATCTATTCTTATAAGAATGCTATGCATGGTTTCAGTGCTAGTCTTTCTTCTTCCGAGTACAAAGCCATGAAGAATTCTCCAGGCTATGTTTCTTCGTCGGAGGACATGACAGTTAAACTTCACACGACCCACTCATCCCATTTCCTTGGCCTAAACTCAATGTCTGGTTCATGGCCAAAGTCAAATTATGGCAAATATGTTATCATTGGTGTAGTTGATACAGGGGTTTGGCCGGAGAGTAGAAGTTTTGATGATGATGGGATGACTCAAGTTCCATCAAGGTGGAAAGGAATATGTCAAACTGGCACTCAGTTTAATTCTTCATTGTGCAACAAGAAACTCATCGGAGCTCGTTACTTCAACAAAGGCCTACTTGCTAAAGTGAAGAATCTTACCATCACGAGAAATTCTGCCCGTGATACAGAGGGACATGGAACTCATACTTCCTCTACAGCTGCTGGAAGTCTTGTAAAGGGTGCGTCTTATTTTGGCTATGCCCCTGGTTTTGCTATAGGCGTCGCACCAATGGCTCATGTGGCTGTGTATAAGGCTCTCTGGGATGGAGCCGGTACTATTTCTGATATTCTTGCTGCATTGGATCAGGCAATTGCGGATGGTTGTGATGTCTTATCCTTGTCATTTGGTGCAGTTTCTCCATTTCCTCTATATATAGATCCTATCGCTATTGCTTCATTTTCTGCCATGGAGAAAGGCATATTTGTTTCCGTTTCAGCTGGAAACTCTGGGCCTTTCGATCAATCTTTGAGCAATGAGGCACCTTGGTTTCTCTCTGTTGCTGCTAGCACGGTTGACCGTGACGTTATCAGGATATTAACTCTTGGTAATGGAGTTTCAGTCACTGGTTTATCTCTCTACCCTGGGAATTCTACAAACGATATTTCTATTATTCTTGTCAAGAATTGCTTAGATGAGCAGGAATTGCAAAATGTTACAGACAAATTTGTGGTCTGCATTGACAAAAACTCATTGGTTGGGAAACAAGTTGAAAATGTGAGACATTCAAATGCTGCTGGTGCTATCTTCATAACAAATGACTTTGTCACTGACTTGGGCGAATACCTCAAAACAGAATTCCCATCTGTGTTTCTGAATTTCCAAGATGGTGATCAAGTTTTGAAATATGTTAACAACACTTCTTCACCAAAAGCAAAGATTGGACTTCAAGGGACACTAATTGGTGTCGGACGAGCACCAGCTGTCGCACATTTTAGTTCGAGGGGGCCATCAACGACCTGCCCGTTCATCCTCAAACCTGACCTGATGGCTCCTGGTCACTTAATACTAGCTTCATGGTCTCCACTATCATCTGTTAGTCTATATACTGAACTTCACAATATCTTTAACATCATATCTGGCACATCAATGTCATGTCCACACGCTGCCGGTGTAGCTGCACTTGTTAAAGGGGCCCACCCTGAATGGAGCCCAGCTGCCATTCGTTCGGCCATGATGACTACAGCAGATGTTCTAGACAATACACAAAACCCCATCCAAGACATCGGTCGTCCAGAGAATGCTGCTGCCACTCCTCTTGCTATGGGAGCTGGCCATATCAATCCTAACAAGGCAATAGATCCTGGACTCATCTATGATACGACACCACAAGATTACATTAATCTTCTTTGTGCTCTAAATCTCACATCCAAGCAGATAAAAACCATCACTAGGTCCTCTTATACTTGCCCCAACCCATCATTGGACCTAAACTATCCATCTTTCATTGCCTATTTCAATGTGAATAGCAGCGAGTTGGATCCTACAAGAATACAAGAATTCAAGAGGACAGTGACTAATGTCGGAGAACGTGTGTCAGAATATACAGCCGAGCTGACAGCAATGCCTGGACTTAAAGTTAGTATTGTTCCTGAAAAGTTGGTTTTCAAAGACAAGTATGAAAAGCAAAGCTACAAGCTGAGGATAGAATGTCCAAAACTAATGAATGATTTCTTGGTTCATGGTTCTTTAAGATGGATGGAAAAGGGAGGTAAATATGTGGTTAGAAGCCCAATTGTTGCCACAAATTCTAAAGTTTGA